CAGACGTCGTCGCCCTGCAGGCTGTTGAACCAGCGTCCGCCGGTGAGGCGGTTCAGGAACACGTGCGTGCGCGTCAGCGCCTTCACCGCCCATTTCGGCGGGGCGGCGGCCGCCTTCGGCTTCGGGTCCGAGCTGCTCGTCATGGTCACTCCCCGCTATCGCCAGGCGAACACGGGCTGCTCGAAGTGAGCCACTCGCGTGTCGCGGCCGTGGATCGCCACCTCGCGAAGCTGGAATAGTACCGCGGCGGTGGGCGCGTGGATGCTGGCGTTCAACATGGGGATCGGCAGCGAGATCACCGGTCGGTCACTTTCCGGGATGGTGCGGAGCTGCGGGATCTCGGGCCGGTCGAGGTCCGAGACGGGCACCACGTAGGCGTGCTCGACCTCCGCGGGATTCGGGACGAGCGCGGGAGTCACTCCGCCCCAGACCACGATCGGGGTGATCGCGAAGCCGGAACGGGTGGCGTAATCGTCGAGCCGCCCCAGCACGCTCGCGGCGGGCAGCCCGAGGCCGAGCTCCTCCAAGAGCTCGCGGCGCGCGGTCTCCTCGGCCGTCTCGCCCGGATCGACCCGGCCGCCGGGCAACGCCCACTGACCCGGGTGGTCGCGCAGGCGCGACGAGCGCCGCGTGATCAGGAAGCACGCGCGGCCCTGCGGGTCACCGACCAGCGTGGCCGCGACCGCCGCGTGCGCGAGCTGCTCGCCCCTGGCGGCCCGCGGCTCGAAGCGCGCCAGGTTCGCAGTGATCGCCTGCCGCAGCGTCTCGTCGAAGGTGGGCAGGGTCAGTCCTTCGGCAGGTGCAGGATGCGCTCGGCGATGATGTTCTTCTGGATGTTGGGCGTGCCGCCGCCGATCACGACCTCGGGCCAGTTCAGCGCGCCGGTCTGCCAGCGGCCGCCGTCGACGGTCTCGGGCGTGCCGGAGCGGTAGACCGCGGCGCTGCCCAGGAGCTCGAGCGCGAAGTCACCCATGTCGACCTCGAGCTCCGCGCGCAAGAGCTTGTTGATCGACGTCTCACTCGAGAGCGGGGCGCCTTTGAGCTGCAAGGTGAGCGCGCGCAGGCCGTTCAGCTTCATGGCCTCGATCTTGGCCTCGAACACGGCGAGCTGCCGCCGCACGCGTGGGTCGCGCGCCGCGGGCTGGCCGTTGCGCTGCGTGCGCTTGGCCAGCTCCTGCAGCTCCTCGAGCTTGCGGTACATGGCGGTCACTTCCGCGATGCTCGAGCGCTCGCTCTGCAGCGCGGACACCGTGACCTGCCAGCCCTGCCCTTCGGCGCCGAGCCGGTTCTCGACCGGCACGCGCACGTCGTTGAAGAACACCTCGGCGAACATCGCCCCGCCCGACATGTTCTGGATCGGGCGCACCTCGATGCCGGGGGTCGACATCTCGACCAGGAGACAGGTGATGCCGTCGTGCTTCGAGGCCGCGTTCGGGTCCGTGCGCACCAAGAGGATGATCCACTTCGACCACATGGCGATCGACGTCCAGATCTTCTGGCCGTTCACCACGTAGGAGTCACCCTCGCGCACGGCCTTGCACTGCAGCGCTGCCAGGTCGCTGCCCGTGCTCGGCTCCGAGTAACCCGTGCACCACTGGTACGCGCCGTCCAGGATGTCGGGGATGAAGCGCTGCTTCTGCGCCTCGGTGCCGTACTGGATGATCGCGGGGCCGACCCAGGCCAGGCCCATGAAGCAGACGCCGAGCGGCGGCGC
This window of the Myxococcota bacterium genome carries:
- a CDS encoding CoA pyrophosphatase — encoded protein: MADRRAELARGRDRRRHAQHPEEHHRRAHPAPAEGLTLPTFDETLRQAITANLARFEPRAARGEQLAHAAVAATLVGDPQGRACFLITRRSSRLRDHPGQWALPGGRVDPGETAEETARRELLEELGLGLPAASVLGRLDDYATRSGFAITPIVVWGGVTPALVPNPAEVEHAYVVPVSDLDRPEIPQLRTIPESDRPVISLPIPMLNASIHAPTAAVLFQLREVAIHGRDTRVAHFEQPVFAWR
- a CDS encoding acyl-CoA dehydrogenase family protein, whose product is MDFKLSPQEEAFRAEVRAFLDQNLPEGANKFDPRFLAEWNKKVRAKRWVGFSWPKEVGGGGGGIMEQVVLKEEMSKRKAPPLGVCFMGLAWVGPAIIQYGTEAQKQRFIPDILDGAYQWCTGYSEPSTGSDLAALQCKAVREGDSYVVNGQKIWTSIAMWSKWIILLVRTDPNAASKHDGITCLLVEMSTPGIEVRPIQNMSGGAMFAEVFFNDVRVPVENRLGAEGQGWQVTVSALQSERSSIAEVTAMYRKLEELQELAKRTQRNGQPAARDPRVRRQLAVFEAKIEAMKLNGLRALTLQLKGAPLSSETSINKLLRAELEVDMGDFALELLGSAAVYRSGTPETVDGGRWQTGALNWPEVVIGGGTPNIQKNIIAERILHLPKD